The Jaculus jaculus isolate mJacJac1 chromosome 14, mJacJac1.mat.Y.cur, whole genome shotgun sequence nucleotide sequence AGCCCTCTATCTGCTCCAGCGCCGTATAAAACCATTTGTGGGGATGTATACCTATAGtaccagaactcaagaggcaacagtatcagaagttcaaggtcataacGAGTTtggggacagcctgggctacatgagaccttgtctcaaaacaaaaaccaacaccacccactgcatgcctttaatcccagcagtctgggaagcagaggtaggaggaggtggcagtaagttcgaggccaccctgagactatatagtgaattccaggtcagtctgggctagagcgaaaccctacctcaaaaacccaaaagaacagggtgtggtggggcaagcttttaatcctagcacttgggaggcagaagtaggaggatcaccgtgagttaaaggccaccctgacatgacatggtgaattctaagtcagtttaggctagagtgagaccctacttctaaaaaaccaaaaaccaagctggcgtggtggaacacgcctttagtcacagtactcaggaggcagaggtaggaggatcgccgttgagtttgaggctaccgtgagagtagagtgaatttcaggtcaacctgggccagagtgagacccttcttgagggcggggggagggttgaagcaaacaaacaacaacaacaaaaaagtctcaAATCCTGATGTCTACCAGCACCAATGATACTCCTCCAGGGTGCTCGTGTGATGACTTGGGGTGATCCTCAGCAGCACCCCCTTAAGATCTGGGTTAGGGGTGCCCTGGCACAGGACATTAGTGTGGAAAAGGCCATCTGAGCTCCTACAGTGTCCCAACTAAACGAACACAAGGATGAGGTTCAGAAGTGACCCCCCCCACATAACCTAGCATAACCCTTACAAAGAGCCTTCAGTTGGACGGCCAAGCGAATCAGTCGGATGGGAACTCCATGTGAACCCCACGAGGGCCAGAGAGACATTCCCAGAGAATCCTCGTGGAAGGATGGCCGCGGAGTCGTCTCCTCGTGAGAGTTCACGCCCTTCCTCAGGCCGGGGAAGAGGCATTTACCATGGCCCCCACGCTCTCCTTGCATCCCGCGTGGGCAGGCCCCAGCCAAGGCCGTCCTCTGTCCCCACGGTGCGGCCGGACGGTCCACCCGAGCTCCCTTCGGCTTCTGCCTCCGGCTCCCCGGGGGTCTCCTCCGTGGCCTCCGGCTCCCCGGGGGTCTCCTCCGTGGCCTCCGGCTCCCCGGGGGTCTCCTCCGTGGCCTCCGGGTCCCCGGGGGTCTCCTCCGTGGCCTCGGGCAAGGACTCTTCCCGGGCCGGGTGTGCGGCCGGCGGGGGGGTGCCGGGCGTGGGTCTCGGCGGGAACCAGTAGAAGCCGTGCGCGGGCGCCAGCGCCACGAGCTGCGGCCGCGCGGGGGCCGAGGCGGCGGCGTGCGGGACGAGGAAGAAGATGTAGACGCCCGACACCACGAGCCCCGCCGCCACCAGCACGGCCAGCGCCACGGCCGCGTTGAACGCCCAGGCGGGGCTGCTCAGCGACAGGCGGCGCGACAGCGGGCGGCCAAGGCGcagcggcggcgggggcggcggcggcggcgcgcgcgCCCAGCGGCTCTTGCGCGGCCCCGGGGCCGCGGGCGGCGGCCGCACGTACAGGAGCCCGCGGCGGCGGTCGAAGCGCACGGAGCCCTGGCGCGTGGGCGGCGGCGCGCGCGCGTCCCGCGGCAGCAGCCCCGCCTGCGTGGGCAGGGCCGGCAGCCCGCCGCGCGGGGCCAGGCGCGTGGGCGCGCGGCACACCGGGCAGGCCACCGCGTCGCCGCCGCCCGCCGTGGCCAGCGACAGGCGGGCCAGGCACTCGAGACAGAAGACGTGGCCGCAGTGCAGGCGCTTGGGCAGCTTGAACGTGCCGTCGAAGGGCGACACGCAGATGAGGCACTCCATCGGGGATGCCGGGGGCAGGATGGGGCCCGAGCCCGGGCTGCTGCCAtcgccttcctcctcctcctcctcgtcgtcGGCGTCCTCATCTTCCTCTCGGCTCGGGGAGCGAGGCGTCGAAGGAGCACCGGGGGAACCGGCGACCGAGCTTTGTGGGGTCCGGGGGCGGCGGAGCCAGGGCGGCCGAGGGCACGGCATCCAGGTGGACCTGCGGGGAGCAGCAGCCAGGCAGGGAACGGGAGGCTGCGATGGGGAGGGGCGTCACTAAGGACACCTGAAAGTAGTTGGGACTGTGGAGATCACCCCGGTTTTGCAGAGGAGTAGCTCGAAGCAGTAGACGTGGCCCACAGCACTCTTCACACTAGACTTAAAACTTGACGTGGAGCACCTAAGAGCATCAGTAGGGAGAAGGgccttggtgacccaccaaattTCAGTTGGTGCCAATCAGAAACTGCCCCTGGCAAAACCACGGAATCCCCCCGCCTCCCAGAGGAGCCTCAAATCCTAGAACATGGCCTTTCCAACCCTCCATGACTGGGTCAAGATTCTCCTTACCAGTTGACACCTCCTCTCTGGTTAGTGGCGTGTCCCTCCTGTTCTGACCCCGATCTGTCTCACCTGTCACTGGGCATGCAAATACTCCTCCTTAGGAAGGGGCAGGGCAGGACCTAAGCCACCCCTTTCCAGGTTCCCAGGTACCAGCCAAACCCGTCTGGCTACCTGCTCCGCCTCCTATCCCCTCCCACCATGATGCACAGCAAAAGACTTGGGCCGGATGTTGGGGCGGCATAAGTCAGGGAGTTAATGGACCACCACCCCAAATCTCCATTACTACCAGCTGTGCCCCCCTTCCCCCCACGGATTCTGCTATGCCTGGAGCCTGACTTCGCAGTAGGGGGTCCTGCCAGTGGCCCAGCTCTGGAACATTCAGGGTTGGCCAGTAACTTCCAGCATATGTAAGGGAACGCAGCTACAGGCGACAGCTAGAAATGGTTGTGACCAGGACACCAGGTAAGGGTCTGCAGCTACCTGGGTTGTCTTGAGCACCCAGACCCAGCCCCTTTCTCAGACACAGTTTATATGCCATGTCCCGAGAGGCTAAGGACAAGCCAGGCCTCTGGGCTGGCATCCTGTGACCAGCTGTTGTTAGTCTTGAGGTGCCACTGGCTATGAGTGGTACTTCCCAGTGAATCCAGGACCCTGTGTGCTAACAGCCATGTCAGGAAGGTAAGCACCACCTCTGGCCCCTGGAGCCACCCACGTTCTCAATGACAGACCACACAGGCAGTGGAAATGCCCCCAAAGGCAGTTTATTGGACAGCAACTGAGCAATCAACGGTTGGACTTGGCCACACGCTCCAGCTCATCCTTCTTCTTGATGGCATAGGAGTTAGAAGACCCCTGCAAGAGACAGCGGATTAGCACTATGTGAAGAACTCCAAAACACCCAAATGAGTATGCTCAAACACCCACCTTGGCAGCATTGATGAGCTCATCTGCCAGGCACTCAGCAATGGTCTTGATGTTCCGGAAGGCAGCCTCACGAGCACCAGTGCACAGCAGCCAGATAGCCTAGAGAGCAGATGCAGGGGTGAGGCTGGCACACCAGAACCACCAGCCTCCAGTGACCGGGGCCCCTACTCAGCAGGCATTGCCAACTACATTGTCACCTGAGATATGGCAGGAGGAAATGCCACCCTAACCAAATAGGAATCAGAAGGTTGGAAAAGAATGCCTACATAAGGATTCCGTAAACTTGGGATTCTTATGAAGACTTGAGGCCTTCCCCAACAGCAAATGTGACGTGTGCTCATGATGTGGTCCTCTGAGAGGTTACAAAGGGCATGCTCAGAATTAAGTACATAAGCAAACTAACTGTTCCTACTGCTATCCAATTCTTCAGGGGTGGACTGATGGGAACAGATTAGCCTTGCTCTTAAGAAACTtactcaaagccaggcatggtggtgcacgcctttaattcccgcacttgggaggcagaggtaggaggatggtcatgagttcaaggccaccctgagactccatagtgaattccaggtcagcctgggctaaagtaagaccctacctcaaaaaacaacaaaaaaatttattcaagtcaggcatggtggcacatgccttcaatcccagaatttcgggaggcagaggtagaaggatcgcggtgagctgagaccaccctgacactgaatccttaattccaggtcagcctgggccagattgaaacccaacctcaaaacaaacaaacaaacaaacaaaaaacccaaacaaacacagaaaatttatctgctttctccatctgcctctttctctcaagtaaataataattacaaaatatcttaaaaaaataattttgtttctggtttttcaaggtagggtcccagtctaggttttgcaagcaaacacctttaactactgagccaattGTCCAGCTATgtttcccttaaaaaaattttttttaatttagtttggcTGTGTGTAGGGGTACACGTGTGTGTCCACATGGAGTCAAGAGGACAACCTCGGGATGTCATCTACCTGAAATAGGGTCTTTATgtcctggagctcatcaatttggctagGTAAGCTGGCTTGTGAGCACCAGGGATATCTCCTTGTGtcctagcgctgggattacagctgttcACCACCAAGCTGGCACTACACATGtgggtcctcttgctt carries:
- the Rnf225 gene encoding RING finger protein 225, whose translation is MPCPRPPWLRRPRTPQSSVAGSPGAPSTPRSPSREEDEDADDEEEEEEGDGSSPGSGPILPPASPMECLICVSPFDGTFKLPKRLHCGHVFCLECLARLSLATAGGGDAVACPVCRAPTRLAPRGGLPALPTQAGLLPRDARAPPPTRQGSVRFDRRRGLLYVRPPPAAPGPRKSRWARAPPPPPPPPLRLGRPLSRRLSLSSPAWAFNAAVALAVLVAAGLVVSGVYIFFLVPHAAASAPARPQLVALAPAHGFYWFPPRPTPGTPPPAAHPAREESLPEATEETPGDPEATEETPGEPEATEETPGEPEATEETPGEPEAEAEGSSGGPSGRTVGTEDGLGWGLPTRDARRAWGPW